From the genome of Gracilinanus agilis isolate LMUSP501 chromosome 2, AgileGrace, whole genome shotgun sequence, one region includes:
- the SCAND1 gene encoding SCAN domain-containing protein 1 — translation MAAEPESAGPPSPAPPENEAASPVKLEEPAASGDFPKAPASLPGPVAPEASPRVPAASPPAPGPAAPAASPPSPVPFPAVLEASPLAPSPAGSRPGPETFRQRFRQFRYHEAAGPREAFRQLRELSRQWLRPEVRTKEQIVEMLVQEQLMAILPEEARARRRGRRGDVRITG, via the coding sequence ATGGCGGCGGAGCCGGAGAGTGCGGGTCCGCCGAGCCCAGCGCCTCCGGAGAATGAAGCAGCTTCGCCGGTGAAACTAGAGGAGCCTGCCGCCAGCGGAGATTTCCCAAAGGCCCCGGCCTCGCTCCCTGGCCCTGTGGCCCCCGAGGCCTCTCCCCGCGTCCCTGCGGCCTCTCCTCCGGCTCCCGGCCCCGCGGCTCCCGCCGCCTCGCCCCCATCCCCAGTTCCGTTCCCCGCCGTCCTCGAGGCCTCTCCCCTTGCCCCTAGCCCCGCGGGGTCCCGGCCTGGTCCGGAGACGTTCCGCCAGCGCTTCCGGCAGTTCCGCTACCACGAGGCAGCTGGGCCACGCGAGGCATTCCGCCAGCTCCGCGAACTCTCCCGCCAGTGGCTGCGGCCCGAGGTCCGGACCAAGGAGCAGATCGTGGAAATGCTGGTGCAGGAGCAGCTCATGGCCATCCTGCCCGAGGAGGCTCGGGCCCGCCGGCGAGGCCGCCGTGGCGATGTCCGCATCACGGGCTGA